The genomic window TGGTCGTGGTCCCGGGCGACGCCTTCGGGGAGAACGGCGCGGGCTACGCCCGGCTCTCGTACGCGACGGGCACCGAGGAGCTGAAGGAAGCCCTCGAGATCATCGACGACGCGACGCGGGCGGTTCGGTAGGTGCCGACCGGGATCGGCGGGCGCGATCCGCCGGTCACTTCGACGACCGACTGACGACTCGAGGCGCCGTCTCGGGATCCAACAGACACTCCGCGGGGAGTTCGTCCCGGCGGCCGTCCAGGAGCTCGACGACGGTCCTGATCTCGTCGAATCGGGGGCCTCGCGTCACGCGGTGAGCGTTCCGATCCCACTCGATGTAGCCGTAGTCGGCCAGCTTCGGAAGGTGGACGTGGTGTGCGCGAAGGATGTCTTCGTCCGCATCGGGTATCCCCCGACCGCTCGAGAGGTGTCTGCGAAGCAGTTCGTCGTTCGACCCGGCGACGTCCGACGAGACGCCGTCGGGTCGCGAGACGTGCTGTGGCGTGCGGTCGAGCAGGTCAACGAGTAATTCCCGGCGGTACTCGGCCGCGAGCGCGTCGAACATGTGGTCGATCATCTATTGTCTCCCCCTCGGGACCCAGTGACACCTTCGATAGCATTAAACGGGAGACATTTTCACCGCCGGTCTCTGTTTTGAGTAACCGAGTGACGAGCGGGCTCGCCCGCCCTACTGCGCGAACTCCTCGAGCAGCGTCTCGCAGAACGCCTCGAGGTCGTCCGGGTTCCGGCTCGTGATCAGTCCGTCGTCGACGACGACCTCCTCGTCGACCCACTCGCCGCCGGCGTTGCGGACGTCGGTCTGGAGGCTGTGGTAGGACGTCAGCCGCCGTCCGTCCACGACGTCGGCCTCGATCAGCGTCCACGGGCCGTGGCAGATCACGGCCGTCGGCTTGTCAGCTTTCACGTGGGTTCGAAGGAGTTCGACGCCCTCGTCCCGCGTTCGGAGGGTGTCCGCGCCGACGGTTCCCCCGGGGACGATCACTGCGTCGTAGTCGTCCGCGGAAACCTCGTCGAAGCTCTTCTCGATCTCGTAGCTCTCGCTCTCTTCTAAGTCGTTGTTGACCGTCTGTCCCTCGCCGGTCTCGCTCCCGACGACGTCGACCGTCGCGCCGGCGTCGGTGACGAGGTCCTTCGGTTCGACGAACTCCACCTCTTCGGTGCCCTCCTGTGCGAGGAACACTGCGACCGTGACGTCCTCGAGTTCGCTGCCGTCGACGTCGATGTCTACCATGTCCGCGAACACGGTCGTCGAAGGGAGAAGCGTTGGACTTGCGGATGCAGCCGCGGCGAGCCGCCCATCGGACGGCCTCGTTGGCCGTCAGGAACTGTAGCCTTATACGCCTCTGCGGGCATGATACCGAACGAGATGCGCGCTGTACGCCTTCAGGAACACGGCGACGCAGACGTACTGCAGGTCGACGAGATCGACCGACCCGAGCCCGACGCGGACGAACTGCTCGTCGAAGTGGTCGCCGCGGGGGTCAACCCCGTCGACACCTACTTCCGGGACGGCTCGTACGAACCGGTCGACGTGCCCTTCACGCCAGGCGTCGATTTCGCCGGCGTCGTCGCGGAGACGGGCGACGCCGTCGGAGACTTCTCGGAGGGCGACCGCGTCTTCGGCACCGGCATCGGCAACGGCACCTTCCAGGGATCCTATGCCGAGTACGCGACGGTGCCGACCGACCGCGTCGTTCACCTCCCCGACGGCGCGGACCTGACCGAGGCCGGCGCGGCGGGCGTCGCCGCGGTCACGGCCTGGCGCGCGCTGGTCGACCACGCCGCCCTCGACCCCGCCGAGTACTGCCTAGTCCACGGCGGCTCCGGCGGCGTCGGCCACGCCGCCGTCCAGATCGCTGACGCGGTCAGCGCTCGAGTCGTCACTACCGCTTCGGACGAGTATCACGACGCCCTCGAGAACCTCGGCGCCGAAACGGTCCTCGACTACGCGCGCGACGACCTCGCGGACGC from Haloterrigena sp. KLK7 includes these protein-coding regions:
- a CDS encoding NADPH:quinone reductase, translated to MRAVRLQEHGDADVLQVDEIDRPEPDADELLVEVVAAGVNPVDTYFRDGSYEPVDVPFTPGVDFAGVVAETGDAVGDFSEGDRVFGTGIGNGTFQGSYAEYATVPTDRVVHLPDGADLTEAGAAGVAAVTAWRALVDHAALDPAEYCLVHGGSGGVGHAAVQIADAVSARVVTTASDEYHDALENLGAETVLDYARDDLADAVMEASDGGVDAVLDHRLDDYLQFDADVAATGCRVVGIGENSPDPGFSNDGAARSKDVSYQFMSMFNTPDLRVPLRGVAHLMASGELSIELARTYDLEEASQAQRDVMTDSFLGKLVLEP
- a CDS encoding type 1 glutamine amidotransferase domain-containing protein — encoded protein: MVDIDVDGSELEDVTVAVFLAQEGTEEVEFVEPKDLVTDAGATVDVVGSETGEGQTVNNDLEESESYEIEKSFDEVSADDYDAVIVPGGTVGADTLRTRDEGVELLRTHVKADKPTAVICHGPWTLIEADVVDGRRLTSYHSLQTDVRNAGGEWVDEEVVVDDGLITSRNPDDLEAFCETLLEEFAQ